A genomic window from Solanum dulcamara chromosome 11, daSolDulc1.2, whole genome shotgun sequence includes:
- the LOC129873635 gene encoding uncharacterized protein LOC129873635, translating into MEAAKRKRNSAEYEDDEYDTFKPPPPPPSSVTTNGGIDLSLLEALEKSQQNPVEVLDIKTVKKLVLAFERRLKENIAARLKYPDQPEKFADSEVELHEEIEKLKLLAGGPEFYPELVNLGTIASITSLLNHENTDIAIDVVGLLQDLTDEDVLEDNDEPAQVLVDALVENNALELLVQLLGKMSDSDPDESAAIYSILATVENFIEVKPSVAELVCERTKLMKWLLTRIKVREFDGNKQYASEILAILLQSSTVNQKRLGQLNGMDALLQAVAMYKSKDPKTPDEEEMVENLFDALCCLLMPLENKEKFVKSEGVELMIIIMNQKKMCYGSAIRALDFAMTNYPPACERFVDVMGLKTAFPAFMGKLPLSKKNKKRYKEELEERLVSLVASLFGGILRGSRRDRLLSKFVENECEKIDRLMELYMRYSNRIKLETERFDLLELDDLEMDEDEKYNRKLEAGLYTLQLIAVILGHLWSSEHPRIRARIELLLKQQKMTKQDVKDILQEYHDNIGDLEGPEEKERGQSKIHRFISSF; encoded by the exons ATGGAAGCAGCAAAACGCAAGCGAAACTCTGCAGAGTACGAAGACGACGAGTACGACACATTCAAACCACCACCACCGCCGCCTTCCTCAGTCACCACAAACGGCGGCATAGACCTTTCACTGCTCGAAGCCTTAGAAAAATCACAACAAAACCCTGTGGAAGTTCTCGATATTAAAACAGTGAAAAAACTCGTCCTTGCATTCGAACGCCGTCTTAAGGAAAACATTGCTGCACGTCTCAAGTACCCAGACCAACCCGAAAAGTTCGCAGATTCCGAAGTCGAGCTCCATGAAGAAATCGAAAAGCTCAAACTACTCGCCGGAGGCCCCGAATTTTACCCGGAACTCGTCAATCTAGGCACCATTGCCTCTATCACCAGCCTCCTCAATCACGAAAACACTGACATCGCTATTGACGTGGTCGGCTTATTACAAGACCTGACCGACGAGGATGTTCTCGAGGACAACGACGAGCCGGCGCAAGTTTTAGTTGATGCACTGGTTGAGAACAATGCGTTAGAATTACTCGTCCAGCTTCTAGGTAAAATGTCCGATTCGGATCCGGACGAGTCCGCTGCCATTTATAGTATACTCGCGACTGTTGAGAATTTCATCGAAGTGAAACCCTCGGTGGCGGAACTTGTATGTGAAAGGACGAAGTTAATGAAGTGGTTGCTAACAAGAATAAAAGTTAGAGAATTTGATGGAAACAAGCAGTATGCATCGGAGATTTTGGCTATTTTGTTGCAGAGTAGCACGGTGAATCAGAAGAGATTAGGGCAATTGAACGGCATGGACGCATTGTTACAAGCTGTAGCAATGTATAAATCGAAGGACCCTAAGACGCCAGATGAGGAGGAGATGGTTGAGAACTTGTTTGATGCGTTGTGCTGTTTGTTAATGCCTTTGGAGAATAAAGAGAAGTTTGTGAAATCTGAAGGAGTAGAATTGATGATCATTATAATGAATCAGAAGAAAATGTGCTATGGATCAGCTATAAGGGCGTTGGATTTTGCAATGACTAATTATCCTCCTGCATGTGAGAGGTTTGTGGATGTAATGGGGTTAAAGACTGCTTTTCCTGCTTTCATGGGTAAG CTACCTCTGAGCAAAAAGAACAAGAAACGCTACAAAGAAGAACTGGAAGAGCGTCTTGTATCACTTGTTGCTTCCTTATTTG GAGGAATCTTAAGAGGTTCTAGAAGGGATAGATTGTTAAGTAAGTTCGTGGAGAATGAGTGCGAAAAAATTGACAGGCTTATGGAGCTCTACATGAG ATATTCCAATAGAATAAAACTTGAGACTGAACGGTTTGACCTACTTGAACTTGATGATTTGGAG ATGGATGAAGACGAGAAGTACAATAGGAAGTTAGAAGCTGGTCTTTACACTCTTCAG TTGATAGCTGTTATTCTGGGTCATCTTTGGAGCTCTGA ACATCCTCGAATCAGAGCAAGGATTGAGCTTTTGCTGAAGCAACAAAAGATGACTAAGCAAGATGTAAAAGATATACTCCAG GAATATCATGACAACATAGGGGATCTGGAAGGGCCAGAAGAGAAGGAGAGGGGACAATCAAAGATTCATAGGTTCATATCGTCCTTTTGA
- the LOC129873154 gene encoding protein DJ-1 homolog D: MANQKRVLLLCGDYVEDYEVMVPFQALLAYGVAVDSVCPGKKSGDVCRTSVHQLSGHQTYSESRGHNFALNATFDEIEATKYDGLFIPGGRAPEYLAINESVLDLVKSFANAKKPIASICHGQLILAAADVVRGRKCTAFPAVKPVLLAAGAHWEEPETMASCTVDGNLITLPTYEGHPEFIRLFVKALGGSIVGSGKRILFLCGDFMEDYEVMVPFQSLQALECHVDAVCPKKKAGEKCPTAVHDFEGDQTYSEKPGHDFTLNANFDGVDASSYDGLVIPGGRAPEYLALDDDVIKLVKEFMESKKPVASICHGQQILSAAGVLKGKKCTAYPAVKLNVVLGGATWLEPEPIDRCFTDGHLVTGAAWPGHPEFISQFMALLGVHVKF; the protein is encoded by the exons ATGGCGAATCAGAAAAGGGTTCTCTTACTATGTGGAGATTACGTTGAGGATTatgag GTGATGGTACCATTTCAAGCTCTGCTAGCCTATGGAGTAGCCGTTGATTCAGTTTGTCCTGGAAAGAAATCCGGTGACGTTTGCCGCACTTCTGTCCATCAGCTTTCTGGTCACCAG ACATATTCAGAGTCCCGCGGACACAATTTTGCTCTTAATGCAACCTTCGATGAAATCGAGGCTACAAAGTATGATGGCTTGTTCATACCAGGAGGACGTGCTCCAGAATATCTGGCCATAAATGAATCTGTGTTGGACTTGGTGAAAAGTTTTGCCAATGCTAAAAAGCCAATTGCCTCTATTTGTCATGGACAATTGATCCTGGCAGCTGCAGATGTGGTCAGAGGTCGAAAGTGCACAGCTTTTCCTGCTGTGAAGCCGGTGCTTCTTGCTGCTGGTGCCCATTGGGAAGAACCAGAAACGATGGCCTCATGTACCGTCGACGGCAATCTCATCACTTTGCCCACTTATGAAGGACATCCTGAATTCATCCGACTCTTTGTCAAGGCACTTGGTGGCAGCATAGTTGGTTCTGGTAAAAGAATCCTATTTCTATGTGGG GATTTCATGGAAGACTATGAAGTGATGGTACCTTTTCAGTCCCTCCAAGCTCTTGAATGCCATGTTGATGCTGTTTGCCCCAAGAAGAAAGCCGGTGAGAAATGCCCCACGGCTGTGCATGACTTTGAAGGTGACCAGACTTATAGTGAGAAGCCAGGTCATGATTTTACCTTAAATGCCAATTTTGATGGTGTGGATGCTTCTAGCTATGATGGACTTGTAATTCCCGGTGGCCGAGCTCCAGAATATCTTGCCCTGGATGATGATGTTATTAAGTTGGTCAAGGAATTTATGGAGTCCAAAAAACCAGTTGCATCAATATGCCATGGCCAACAGATTCTATCTGCTGCTGGTGTTCTCAAG GGTAAGAAGTGTACTGCATACCCTGCTGTGAAACTTAACGTGGTACTAGGAGGGGCGACATGGCTAGAACCAGAACCAATAGACCGTTGCTTCACAGACGGACATCTTGTGACAGGAGCAGCTTGGCCAGGTCATCCTGAGTTTATTTCTCAGTTTATGGCATTGCTTGGAGTGCATGTAAAATTTTAG
- the LOC129873500 gene encoding uncharacterized protein LOC129873500 yields the protein MTEMETDDDGEAILLEKGLIDVIFSWSFKDALNKDLYKDKVKNIPSTFQSIALYMKSFVFPLIEETHADLSSSFDKVASASIHKILSIEEVESKKPSDKCLYIIEMERKEINGDDRAFEPETGDLFAITDVRPTCVDDLNRPTMSYTIALVQRVTNEKDYIKIQVFSSKSFLVEQDIRESYMDSLFLVSLINTMTNTRIWNSLSLGLERHNSKVIQKILEPDFYVTGKEKCNVCLQGEVYRVCRSKILASNWLINLNDSQQEAVLNCLATKYCHHENMTKLIWGPPGTGKTKTVSALLFLLQSFNCRTVTCAPTNIAVLEVSRRALKLVLESCEFLTYGVGDIVLFGNRKRMNIDSQDELLHIFLDYRAEVLARCFTPASGWKYSLQYMIALLEDTELLYQLYSINGQEEDADAELYQKYDNNANYDSDSGNAVLRKESLKNKGDKTQRLYAQGVKDEWNKRLGQVIAKTIKLNDESQLGRGFCRNKKHSRSVSRKRSNDPHQTKARLTFEDFVTSRLNCELEAFTFYVVNFVMHVPTSLLSVVVARDMIKAVNLLHSLSSLLQSVTFNGRSLKEVFVRNKEVERRMTGSSSDVELVKQECLKILKSLPNSFFEPEDKFSIKNQILKNACLLFCTASSSFKLHETEAELLVIDEAAQLKECESAIPLQIPGLRHAILIGDEWQLPAMVKSKVCEEAKFGRSLFERLALLRFKKYLLNLQYRMHPSISSFPNREFYQKQIIDAPNVRSIGYLKHFLQGEIYGAYSFINVACGNEELIDGHSIRNMVEVAVVCEVVANLFKGFISSGEKISIGIISPYNAQIAAIKENLGTKYSTDDESDFSVDVRSIDGFQGGEKDVIIFSAVRSNANRSIGFLLNSQRVNVALTRARHCLWIFGNEATLKSSGSVWKILVHDARVRGCFHDAQNDKDLVKAMTAALVDIDLLDIKIHLYSVLFQGTRWKIRVDDKFWKAMEKIKSIEIRKKVISVLMKLSSDWLWSRTEHITVPSGVSNQLIDLCPVDGLLHIVLTLETIMETSSYVDVIRVCDIRSLTEIPNLDPMFILCRQLDAFHLKDES from the exons ATGACAGAAATGGAAACTGATGACGATGGTGAAGCCATTCTTCTTGAAAAGGGACTTATAGACGTCATCTTTTCTTGGTCTTTTAAGGATGCCCTTAATAAAGACCTTTACAAGGACAAG GTGAAGAACATCCCTTCGACATTTCAGTCCATCGCTTTGTACATGAAGTCATTCGTCTTTCCTCTTATAGAGGAAACACATGCTGATTTGTCTTCTAGCTTTGATAAAGTGGCAAGTGCATCTATACACAAAATATTGTCTATTGAGGAAGTGGAGAGTAAAAAGCCATCTGATAAATGCTTATACATTATTGAGATGGAAAGGAAAGAGATTAATGGTGATGACAGAGCATTTGAACCTGAGACGGGAGATCTCTTTGCCATTACAGATGTAAGACCAACATGTGTCGATGATCTAAACAGACCCACAATGTCCTACACAATTGCTCTTGTTCAACGAGTGACAAATGAGAAAGATTATATCAAGATTCAGGTCTTCTCATCGAAATCCTTCTTGGTGGAACAGGACATTAGGGAAAGTTATATGGACTCTTTGTTCTTAGTCTCTCTTATAAATACGATGACAAATACACGCATTTGGAATTCTTTGAGCTTGGGGCTGGAAAGGCATAACTCCAAAGTTATTCAGAAAATACTGGAACCTGATTTTTATGTAACT GGTAAAGAAAAGTGTAATGTCTGTTTGCAAGGGGAGGTGTACAGAGTTTGCAGATCAAAGATCCTTGCATCTAATTGGTTAATCAATCTTAATGATTCCCAACAAGAAGCAGTTCTGAATTGTCTCGCGACAAAGTATTGCCATCATGAGAACATGACTAAGCTAATCTGGGGTCCTCCTGGAACGGGGAAAACAAAGACAGTTAGTGCATTGTTGTTTTTACTTCAGAGTTTCAATTGTAGAACAGTAACTTGTGCTCCAACTAATATCGCAGTCTTAGAAGTATCTAGACGAGCCTTGAAGCTTGTGCTGGAATCATGTGAATTTTTGACTTATGGTGTAGGAGATATAGTTTTGTTTGGAAACAGAAAACGAATGAATATTGACAGCCAAGATGAGCTACTTCATATTTTTCTAGATTATCGTGCTGAAGTTCTAGCAAGGTGCTTTACTCCTGCATCTGGCTGGAAATACTCGTTGCAGTATATGATAGCATTACTTGAAGACACTGAACTGTTGTACCAGCTCTATTCCATAAATGGTCAAGAGGAAGATGCTGATGCAGAACTTTATCAGAAATACGATAATAATGCTAATTATGATAGTGATTCAGGAAATGCAGTTCTTCGCAAAGAAAGCCTGAAAAACAAGGGGGACAAAACGCAGAGGTTGTATGCTCAAGGCGTCAAAGACGAGTGGAACAAGAGACTTGGGCAAGTAATTGCCAAAACAATAaaattgaatgatgaaagtcAACTTGGCAGAGGGTTTTGTCGGAACAAGAAACATTCAAGGTCTGTTTCGAGAAAGAGGAGTAATGATCCTCATCAAACTAAAGCAAGGTTAACTTTTGAGGACTTTGTGACAAGCAGATTAAATTGCGAACTGGAGGCTTTTACTTTCTATGTTGTTAACTTTGTCATGCATGTGCCAACTTCACTCCTGTCTGTGGTGGTGGCAAGAGACATGATCAAAGCTGTAAACTTACTTCATTCACTTAGTAGTTTATTGCAAAGTGTTACCTTTAATGGTAGAAGTTTAAAAGAAGTCTTTGTTAGAAACAAAGAAGTAGAGAGACGAATGACTGGCAGCTCTTCTGATGTAGAATTGGTCAAGCAAGAGTGCCTGAAGATACTCAAATCCCTTCCTAACAGTTTTTTTGAACCTGAAGACAAGTtttcaattaaaaatcaaattttgaaaaatgcatgCCTGCTTTTCTGCACTGCTTCAAGCTCCTTCAAATTGCATGAGACAGAGGCTGAATTGCTGGTTATTGATGAAGCTGCTCAGCTTAAAGAATGCGAGTCAGCTATTCCCTTACAGATTCCTGGTCTCCGTCATGCCATACTCATAGGGGACGAGTGGCAACTGCCTGCCATGGTTAAAAGCAAG GTTTGCGAGGAGGCCAAGTTTGGGCGGAGCTTGTTTGAGAGGCTGGCACTGCTGCGATTCAAGAAATACCTTCTTAATCTTCAGTATAGGATGCACCCGTCAATAAGCTCATTTCCAAACAGGGAATTCTACCAGAAACAGATTATAGATGCCCCAAATGTCAGAAGTATAGGATATCTGAAGCATTTCCTCCAAGGTGAAATATATGGTGCTTATTCTTTTATCAATGTAGCATGTGGAAATGAGGAACTCATTGATGGGCACAGCATCCGGAACATGGTAGAGGTAGCGGTGGTTTGTGAGGTAGTTGCCAACCTCTTCAAAG GATTCATTTCCTCGGGAGAAAAGATCAGTATTGGTATTATATCACCCTACAATGCTCAAATTGCTGCAATCAAAGAGAACCTCGGAACTAAGTATAGTACTGATGATGAGAGTGACTTCTCTGTGGATGTCCGATCTATCGATGGTTTTCAAGGAGGTGAGAAGGATGTAATAATATTCTCAGCGGTACGCTCCAATGCTAACAGATCAATTGGTTTCCTTTTGAACAGTCAAAGGGTTAATGTAGCACTAACTAGAGCAAG GCACTGTCTCTGGATATTTGGCAATGAAGCAACATTAAAAAGCAGTGGTTCCGTTTGGAAGATACTTGTACATGATGCCAGGGTTAGGGGCTGCTTCCATGATGCTCAGAATGACAAGGACTTGGTGAAAGCTATGACAGCTGCTTTGGTAGATATTGACCTCCTTGACATTAAAATACACCTTTATTCAGTACTTTTTCAAGGAACAAGGTGGAAG ATACGTGTTGATGATAAATTTTGGAAAGCAATGGAGAAAATTAAAAGCATAGAAATTCGTAAGAAAGTAATTTCCGTATTGATGAAGCTTTCTAGTGATTGGCTATGGTCTCGCACTGAACATATTACTGTGCCAAGTGGGGTGTCTAATCAACTCATTGATCTCTGCCCTGTCGATGGGCTACTTCATATTGTTCTGACTCTTGAGACTATTATGGAGACCTCAAGCTATGTAGATGTCATACGGGTTTGCGATATTCGGTCACTGACAGAGATACCAAACCTAGATCCTATGTTTATCTTGTGCAGGCAGCTTGATGCTTTTCATTTGAAGGATGAGTCATAG